In one window of Massilibacterium senegalense DNA:
- a CDS encoding NAD(P)H-dependent flavin oxidoreductase codes for MIIFETRISTLLSIEYPIIQGGLAYLAYSELAAAVSNAGGLGQITAMTCASPEDLRQEIKKVREKTSNPFGVNFAIGQHGRPFEHMLEVAIEENVPVISMTGGNPAPIFDMLKGTDCKKLVLVAAKRQAVKAEELGADAVMVVGQEGGGHLGRDDLGTMVLVPQVVDSVKIPVIASGGIGDGRGFLAALALGAEGIEMGTRFIATKECVHASEAYKKRLLEADESDTVIIKRSIGAPARALKSVFTEKILELEERFGTYEALKEYISGKANRRYIYDGEETEGFGWAGQVTGRIHDIPSVEVLINRMIQEASDQLNKINRL; via the coding sequence ATGATCATATTTGAAACGCGTATTTCTACATTATTAAGCATTGAGTATCCCATTATTCAAGGAGGACTTGCTTATTTAGCTTATTCGGAGCTTGCGGCAGCTGTTTCTAATGCAGGTGGTTTAGGACAAATTACAGCGATGACGTGCGCATCACCTGAAGATTTACGTCAAGAAATTAAAAAAGTACGTGAAAAAACGTCGAATCCATTCGGAGTAAACTTTGCGATTGGACAACATGGTCGTCCATTTGAACATATGCTAGAAGTAGCAATTGAAGAAAATGTGCCCGTTATTTCGATGACAGGTGGAAATCCGGCTCCAATTTTTGATATGTTAAAAGGGACAGATTGTAAAAAACTCGTGTTAGTAGCAGCGAAACGCCAAGCAGTAAAAGCAGAAGAACTAGGTGCAGATGCGGTAATGGTTGTTGGACAAGAAGGCGGAGGACATTTAGGAAGGGATGACCTTGGAACGATGGTGCTCGTCCCGCAAGTGGTCGATAGCGTGAAGATTCCAGTTATTGCCTCAGGTGGAATTGGCGATGGACGTGGCTTTTTAGCTGCATTAGCGCTTGGGGCAGAAGGAATCGAAATGGGTACTCGCTTTATTGCTACAAAAGAGTGTGTACACGCTAGTGAGGCGTATAAGAAGCGTTTACTTGAAGCGGATGAAAGTGATACAGTTATTATTAAACGTTCGATAGGAGCGCCAGCACGGGCGTTAAAAAGTGTATTTACCGAAAAAATTTTAGAATTAGAAGAGCGGTTTGGAACATATGAAGCGTTAAAAGAATACATTAGTGGAAAAGCAAATCGCCGTTATATTTATGACGGGGAAGAAACAGAAGGGTTTGGTTGGGCAGGTCAAGTTACCGGACGCATCCATGACATCCCATCTGTAGAAGTATTAATAAACCGAATGATTCAAGAAGCATCGGACCAATTAAATAAAATCAACCGCTTGTAA
- a CDS encoding UPF0223 family protein produces MSYQYPIDIDWTKEEVIKVITFFQHVEKAYETGVKKDDFMIKYKGFKQVVPGKGDEKQICQQFDEESGYSCYHAIQEAKKTPDGQKIQLKPNTKKRY; encoded by the coding sequence GTGAGTTATCAATATCCTATAGATATCGATTGGACGAAAGAAGAAGTTATTAAAGTTATCACCTTTTTTCAACATGTAGAAAAAGCATATGAAACAGGTGTAAAAAAAGATGATTTTATGATCAAATATAAAGGATTTAAACAAGTAGTTCCTGGAAAAGGCGATGAAAAGCAAATTTGTCAACAATTTGATGAAGAATCTGGTTATTCTTGTTACCATGCCATTCAAGAAGCAAAGAAAACACCAGATGGACAGAAAATTCAATTAAAACCAAACACGAAAAAAAGGTACTGA
- a CDS encoding YktB family protein, translated as MNFTGFSPTDFQIFTMDGLDERMAAIKSDIRPNLEALGEIFAKRLTEKTNETMYYHVAKHARRKVNPPNDTWVAFSTNKRGYKALPHFQIGLFETHVFIWFAIIYEAPIKKQYGSTVKEHVEDILSHIPQDFVWSIDHMKPEAIAHHTVTEEKLTEMANRLQNVKKAELLCGMHINRQDPILQTPEQFVEKVDETFTTLLPLYTLASRI; from the coding sequence ATGAACTTTACGGGATTTTCACCAACTGATTTTCAAATTTTCACAATGGATGGATTAGATGAACGAATGGCAGCGATTAAATCAGACATTCGTCCAAATTTAGAAGCACTAGGGGAAATTTTTGCAAAACGTTTAACTGAAAAAACGAATGAGACGATGTATTATCACGTCGCAAAACATGCTCGTAGAAAAGTAAATCCACCTAACGATACGTGGGTCGCTTTTAGTACAAATAAACGGGGCTATAAAGCTTTACCTCATTTTCAAATTGGTTTATTTGAAACGCACGTCTTTATTTGGTTTGCGATTATTTATGAAGCACCCATTAAAAAACAGTACGGTAGCACAGTGAAAGAACACGTAGAGGACATTCTTTCTCACATTCCACAAGACTTTGTTTGGTCGATTGATCATATGAAGCCAGAAGCGATTGCTCATCATACAGTAACGGAAGAAAAATTAACAGAAATGGCGAATCGTTTGCAAAACGTAAAAAAAGCGGAATTACTTTGCGGCATGCATATAAACCGGCAAGATCCTATTTTACAAACCCCAGAACAGTTTGTTGAAAAAGTGGACGAAACGTTTACGACTCTTTTACCACTTTATACGTTAGCTTCTAGAATCTAA
- a CDS encoding inositol monophosphatase family protein, with product MEFNKEEIHLQALEWMKEAGVMLRASFKDQIKIDFKSNPHDLVTNMDKKIEQFFMEQIKLKFPHHHMLGEEGFGDTEVIKEGVVWLVDPIDGTMNFVHQHRNFAISIGVYVNGIGKVGYIYDVMGDELFYAIENEGAFLNDKPLPKLPKVQVPEAMISLNPSWVVENPHVHPHVLANLVRDMRGTRAYGSAALELAYVAAGRLDGYMSMRLAPWDYSAGLVILKEVGAVVSTVHGKELIFHPSTSLFAAKPGLHEEVVERYLKKGIKK from the coding sequence ATGGAATTTAACAAAGAAGAGATTCACCTTCAAGCGCTTGAGTGGATGAAAGAAGCGGGAGTAATGTTACGAGCATCCTTTAAAGATCAAATTAAAATTGATTTTAAATCGAACCCACACGATTTAGTAACGAACATGGATAAAAAAATCGAACAATTTTTTATGGAACAAATTAAATTGAAGTTTCCTCACCACCACATGTTAGGAGAAGAAGGATTCGGTGATACAGAAGTAATCAAAGAAGGAGTCGTTTGGTTAGTAGATCCCATTGATGGAACGATGAATTTTGTTCATCAACATCGTAATTTTGCGATTTCAATCGGGGTATATGTAAACGGAATTGGGAAAGTCGGATATATTTATGATGTGATGGGGGACGAATTATTTTATGCCATTGAAAATGAAGGAGCGTTTTTGAATGACAAACCGCTACCAAAATTACCGAAAGTTCAAGTGCCAGAAGCAATGATTTCGTTAAATCCTTCTTGGGTAGTCGAAAATCCGCATGTCCATCCACACGTATTAGCGAATTTAGTCCGTGATATGAGAGGAACTCGTGCGTACGGTTCTGCAGCGTTAGAATTAGCGTATGTAGCAGCTGGAAGGCTAGATGGGTACATGTCGATGCGACTTGCACCGTGGGATTATTCTGCTGGTCTTGTGATATTAAAAGAAGTGGGAGCGGTCGTTTCTACTGTTCATGGAAAAGAATTAATTTTTCACCCGAGTACAAGTTTATTTGCTGCAAAGCCAGGATTACATGAAGAAGTCGTAGAACGCTATTTAAAAAAAGGGATAAAAAAGTAA
- a CDS encoding DUF5325 family protein, producing the protein MNETNKIDFINLAIAILGVTCFVLIGVFIAEQSIIGIILSLLAGVGVIGMGFVRRKKRRERGEM; encoded by the coding sequence ATGAACGAAACAAACAAAATCGATTTTATTAATTTAGCTATCGCTATTTTAGGGGTTACATGTTTTGTGCTAATCGGTGTATTTATTGCAGAACAAAGTATCATCGGAATCATCTTATCTTTACTTGCTGGTGTTGGGGTAATTGGCATGGGATTTGTTCGTCGAAAAAAACGCAGAGAACGCGGTGAAATGTAA
- the typA gene encoding translational GTPase TypA: MTKFRENIRNIAIIAHVDHGKTTLVDQLLHQSGTFRSNEQVQERAMDSNDIEKERGITILAKTTAINYKDHRINIVDTPGHADFGGEVERIMKMVDGVLLVVDSFEGTMPQTRFVLKKALEQKLTPIVVVNKIDKPMARPEQVIDEVIDLFIDLGADEDQLEFPVIYASGLNGTASLSPDPSDQEENMQVLFNQVLETIPAPIDNIDEPLQFQVTMLDYNDYLGRIGIGRVFRGKIKVGDQVSLMKLDGSVRNFRVTKLFGFLGLKRIEINEAEAGDIVAVSGMEQINVGETICPPDHLDALQALHIDEPTLQMTFVTNNSPFAGREGKFITSRKIEERLKAELETDVSLRVENTESPDMWVVSGRGELHLSILIETMRREGYEIQLSKPEVIVKEIDGVKCEPFERVQIDVPDEYTGGVMESLGYRKGEMLNMVHSDTGQVRLEFLIPSRGLIGYSSEFMAQTKGYGILNHTFECYKPMIPGSLGGRRQGVLVALESGKVTAYAIQQLEDRGIIFVEPGTDVYEGMIIGEHNRENDLTVNITKQKQLTNMRASAKDSTVTIKRPRVMSLEEALSYLNEDEYCEVTPESIRLRKKILNKNAREKAAKRTTK; the protein is encoded by the coding sequence ATGACGAAATTTCGTGAGAATATCCGAAATATTGCAATTATTGCCCATGTTGACCATGGGAAAACAACATTAGTCGATCAGTTATTACATCAATCAGGTACGTTTCGTTCCAATGAACAAGTACAAGAACGCGCAATGGATTCCAATGATATTGAAAAAGAACGTGGTATTACTATTTTAGCAAAAACAACAGCTATTAATTATAAAGATCATCGGATTAATATTGTGGATACACCAGGACATGCGGATTTTGGTGGAGAAGTAGAACGAATTATGAAAATGGTTGATGGTGTATTATTAGTAGTTGATTCTTTTGAAGGTACGATGCCGCAAACTCGCTTCGTATTGAAAAAAGCATTAGAACAAAAATTAACACCAATCGTTGTTGTAAATAAAATTGATAAACCGATGGCACGACCAGAACAAGTTATTGACGAAGTAATTGATTTATTTATCGATTTAGGAGCGGATGAAGATCAACTGGAATTCCCAGTTATTTATGCATCAGGATTAAATGGAACAGCAAGTCTTTCTCCAGATCCAAGCGACCAAGAAGAAAACATGCAAGTCCTATTTAATCAAGTGTTAGAAACGATTCCTGCGCCAATCGACAACATTGATGAGCCGCTACAATTTCAAGTGACCATGCTTGATTATAACGACTATTTAGGACGAATCGGGATTGGACGTGTCTTCCGCGGAAAAATTAAAGTAGGCGATCAAGTATCGTTAATGAAATTGGACGGTTCAGTGCGTAATTTCCGCGTAACAAAATTATTCGGTTTTCTTGGTTTAAAACGAATTGAAATTAACGAAGCAGAGGCGGGTGACATCGTTGCTGTTTCTGGAATGGAACAAATCAATGTTGGAGAAACAATCTGTCCTCCGGATCATTTAGATGCTCTTCAAGCACTTCACATTGATGAACCAACGCTACAAATGACATTTGTTACAAATAACAGTCCTTTTGCAGGTCGAGAAGGGAAATTTATTACTAGTCGTAAAATCGAAGAACGGTTAAAAGCGGAACTAGAAACGGACGTTAGTTTACGAGTAGAAAATACGGAGTCTCCAGATATGTGGGTTGTTTCTGGACGCGGAGAACTTCATTTATCCATCTTAATTGAAACGATGCGCCGGGAAGGCTATGAAATCCAACTCTCTAAACCAGAAGTTATCGTAAAAGAAATAGATGGTGTGAAATGTGAACCGTTTGAACGGGTGCAAATTGATGTACCAGATGAATATACAGGTGGCGTTATGGAATCACTAGGGTATCGTAAAGGTGAAATGTTAAACATGGTGCATAGTGATACAGGACAAGTTCGTTTAGAATTTTTAATTCCATCGCGTGGATTGATTGGATATAGTTCAGAATTCATGGCACAAACAAAAGGATATGGGATTTTAAACCATACATTTGAGTGCTACAAACCAATGATTCCAGGAAGTCTTGGCGGACGTCGTCAAGGTGTACTAGTTGCTTTAGAAAGCGGAAAAGTAACCGCATATGCGATTCAACAATTAGAAGATCGTGGAATTATTTTCGTAGAACCAGGTACAGATGTGTACGAAGGAATGATTATCGGGGAACATAACCGCGAAAATGACTTAACTGTAAACATTACGAAACAAAAACAATTAACAAACATGCGTGCTTCTGCTAAAGATTCTACGGTAACGATTAAACGTCCTAGAGTGATGTCACTAGAAGAAGCGTTATCGTATTTAAATGAAGACGAATATTGTGAAGTAACACCAGAATCGATTCGTTTACGTAAAAAAATATTAAATAAAAATGCACGTGAAAAAGCAGCAAAACGTACGACAAAATAA
- a CDS encoding YlaH-like family protein, which yields MTDNQVESMLSFSAKLVGFPENGQISFWLLFGIITILSIIVYKLGFAKKLTLGKNLIIYFLLAIGCFPITLFGIKYPVAEVLAISVVVLAIYKIRLHQSKKQKTSPEGEVTRP from the coding sequence ATGACGGATAATCAAGTGGAATCCATGCTGTCCTTTTCGGCAAAGTTAGTTGGGTTTCCAGAAAATGGGCAAATTAGTTTTTGGTTATTGTTTGGAATCATCACGATTTTATCAATTATCGTGTATAAGTTAGGATTTGCAAAAAAACTAACGCTTGGAAAAAACTTAATTATTTATTTCCTTCTCGCTATCGGATGTTTTCCAATTACCCTTTTTGGAATTAAATATCCAGTAGCTGAAGTGTTAGCTATTTCGGTTGTAGTATTGGCGATTTATAAAATTCGTTTACATCAGTCTAAAAAACAGAAAACATCACCTGAAGGGGAAGTGACTCGTCCATGA
- a CDS encoding YlaI family protein gives MRVKCVLCDKIENIDSESSVAKKLRNRPVHTYMCQECTDRIAKKTIAHHESGNFKLYTPKKQPSDWW, from the coding sequence ATGAGAGTAAAATGTGTATTATGTGACAAAATCGAAAATATTGATAGCGAATCAAGCGTAGCGAAAAAATTAAGAAATAGACCCGTTCATACGTATATGTGTCAAGAATGTACAGACCGTATTGCCAAAAAGACAATCGCACATCATGAAAGTGGAAATTTTAAATTATATACACCTAAAAAACAACCTTCTGATTGGTGGTAA
- a CDS encoding pyridoxamine 5'-phosphate oxidase family protein produces the protein MHNRSENRLSESLLSILQKERYVLLASIDFETKGPCLHAISWVYAPNSTTVYFVIDMRSRLIRNIKQEKKVAITVIGDDSTYSIYGNASISMERLKEVPLLLSLVKVDVTQVRDVMFYGGKISSPPEYEKTYDKNAADKLDAQVMEAMKKLSLS, from the coding sequence ATGCACAATCGATCAGAAAACAGATTGTCTGAAAGTTTACTGTCCATCTTACAAAAAGAGCGCTACGTTTTACTTGCAAGTATCGACTTTGAAACGAAAGGACCATGTCTGCATGCTATTAGTTGGGTGTATGCACCAAACTCTACTACTGTTTATTTCGTGATTGATATGCGTTCACGCTTAATTCGCAATATTAAACAAGAGAAAAAAGTCGCCATTACGGTGATTGGAGATGACTCCACTTATTCGATATATGGAAATGCTTCTATTTCGATGGAGCGATTAAAAGAGGTACCGTTATTGTTATCGCTTGTGAAAGTAGATGTGACTCAAGTTCGCGATGTGATGTTTTATGGAGGAAAAATATCTTCTCCTCCCGAATATGAAAAGACATATGATAAAAACGCAGCAGATAAACTTGATGCACAGGTAATGGAAGCAATGAAAAAGCTTAGTTTGTCTTAA
- a CDS encoding PhoH family protein — protein sequence MKRGIVGCAGGRTLKKIYVLDTNVLLQDPYSIFAFEDNDVIIPAVVLEEVDSKKRNMDEVGYNARQFSRIIDELRLQGNLHECTKLSNGGTLRIELNHRSMDTLEQIFIEKTNDNRILAIALNLQKEQGATKENKPVILVSKDALVRVKADALGIPSEDYLSDRVIEKSTSIYPGFLEMYVPRHLLESFYQDESLPTTAIAQHPFYPNQFVILKDALGSSASAVGMVDETGEMIKKCHTDTHEIWGIKPRNVQQKMALELLLRQDIPLVTMIGKAGTGKTLLALAASLLQTEDLNWYKRLVVLRPIVPLGKDIGYLPGEKEEKLRPWMQPIYDNLEYLFDVKNPGEIDRILSGMHSIQVEALTYIRGRSIPEQFIIIDEAQNLTKHEVKTILTRVGENSKIVLMGDPAQIDHPYLDQYNNGLTYVVEKFKQESISGHVQLIKGERSKLAQLAADLL from the coding sequence ATGAAAAGGGGAATTGTAGGATGTGCAGGAGGTCGTACATTGAAAAAAATATATGTGCTCGATACCAATGTATTATTGCAAGACCCGTATTCCATTTTTGCTTTTGAAGATAATGATGTTATTATCCCAGCAGTTGTATTAGAAGAAGTGGACTCTAAAAAACGCAATATGGATGAAGTGGGCTATAATGCCCGTCAGTTTTCGCGCATCATTGATGAATTGCGCTTACAAGGAAATTTGCATGAATGTACGAAATTATCGAATGGTGGGACACTAAGAATAGAATTAAATCATCGTTCAATGGATACGTTAGAACAAATTTTTATTGAAAAAACGAATGACAATCGAATTTTAGCTATTGCATTAAATTTACAAAAAGAGCAAGGAGCAACGAAAGAAAACAAACCTGTCATTTTAGTAAGTAAAGATGCACTCGTACGTGTGAAAGCTGATGCACTAGGAATACCATCCGAAGATTATTTAAGCGATCGGGTAATTGAAAAAAGTACGAGTATTTATCCTGGTTTTTTAGAAATGTATGTACCAAGGCACTTGTTAGAAAGTTTTTATCAAGACGAAAGTTTGCCGACAACCGCTATTGCGCAGCATCCTTTTTATCCAAATCAATTTGTTATTTTAAAGGATGCACTCGGAAGTTCTGCTTCTGCTGTTGGGATGGTAGATGAAACAGGTGAAATGATTAAAAAATGCCATACGGATACCCATGAAATATGGGGAATTAAACCGCGCAACGTGCAACAAAAAATGGCACTCGAGTTATTGTTACGCCAAGACATCCCACTTGTAACGATGATTGGTAAAGCAGGGACGGGTAAAACGTTGCTTGCTTTAGCCGCGAGTTTGTTACAAACAGAAGATTTAAATTGGTATAAACGTCTAGTTGTACTACGCCCAATCGTTCCGCTTGGAAAAGATATCGGATATTTACCTGGGGAAAAAGAAGAAAAGTTACGCCCATGGATGCAGCCGATTTATGATAACTTAGAATATTTATTTGATGTGAAAAATCCTGGAGAAATCGATCGTATTTTATCTGGAATGCATTCCATTCAAGTAGAAGCTCTTACATATATTCGTGGACGAAGTATTCCAGAACAATTTATTATTATTGATGAGGCGCAAAATTTAACAAAGCATGAAGTGAAAACGATTTTAACACGTGTAGGAGAGAATAGTAAAATCGTGTTAATGGGTGACCCTGCACAAATTGATCACCCGTACCTCGATCAATATAATAATGGACTTACGTATGTCGTGGAAAAATTCAAACAAGAATCGATTAGTGGACATGTCCAATTAATAAAAGGAGAACGAAGCAAATTAGCGCAATTAGCAGCTGATTTATTATAA
- a CDS encoding group II intron maturase-specific domain-containing protein: MKRKFLGFCLLATKNGVKIRLPNKAKATVNEKLKRITKRNRGRNFEVILKEIQQLMTGWINYYGIGEMKGFMKNLNGWLKRRMRQYIWKQWKNPRTKRRNLIGLGIDKHKAYEWSNTRKSYWTLSKSHVLHCSLTDKELASRGYKDIALQYQFVHSNY, encoded by the coding sequence TTGAAACGCAAGTTTCTTGGCTTCTGTCTACTAGCCACAAAGAATGGAGTTAAAATTCGTCTTCCTAACAAAGCGAAGGCGACCGTCAATGAGAAACTCAAGCGAATCACCAAACGCAATCGTGGACGGAATTTTGAAGTGATTTTAAAAGAAATCCAGCAACTTATGACAGGGTGGATAAACTACTACGGTATAGGGGAAATGAAAGGGTTTATGAAAAATCTCAATGGTTGGTTGAAGCGAAGAATGAGACAATATATTTGGAAGCAATGGAAAAATCCACGTACGAAAAGAAGAAATCTAATTGGCTTAGGTATCGATAAACATAAAGCTTACGAATGGTCGAATACAAGAAAAAGCTATTGGACTCTATCCAAAAGCCATGTCCTTCACTGTTCACTAACAGATAAAGAACTGGCATCAAGAGGTTATAAAGACATCGCTCTTCAATACCAGTTCGTACACTCAAACTATTGA
- a CDS encoding YlaN family protein has product MSTKTNTAINKEAFDLLTADAYKIINLIEVQLNNLTMPKCPLYEEVLDTQMFGLSREIDFAVRLSLIREEDGKQLLDNVEKKLSALYEERSTSMKGSQQNHRKNMKKHKR; this is encoded by the coding sequence ATGAGCACGAAAACAAATACTGCCATCAACAAAGAAGCCTTTGATTTGTTAACAGCAGATGCATATAAAATTATTAATTTAATTGAGGTTCAATTAAACAATTTAACGATGCCAAAGTGTCCGTTGTATGAAGAAGTATTAGATACACAAATGTTTGGATTATCGCGCGAAATTGATTTTGCTGTTCGTCTAAGTTTAATTCGTGAAGAGGATGGGAAACAGTTGTTAGATAATGTTGAAAAAAAATTGTCAGCATTATATGAAGAACGATCTACATCAATGAAAGGTAGCCAGCAAAATCATAGGAAGAACATGAAAAAACATAAAAGATAG
- the ftsW gene encoding putative lipid II flippase FtsW encodes MKRIVQNIKYFDYTILIAVLLLVSFGLIMVYSSSMSVSILEYGGKSTDFFKKQLIVAIGSLFAMVIVMNIPYEKYLKWIMILVIGIFVVLFFILIAGHSANNAQSWFRLGIFAIQPAEFAKIITILYLSAIYSKRQSRINQFSEAILPPLILVGGIFFLVYLQPDLGTGVLILFIALVLTFYSGMPLKQFWLMFFGLLLIAVLVVLFVGDKVLSEQQLSRFAASYNAFEAENGYQVKYSLIAIASGGVFGRGLGESILKFGYLPEPHTDMIISIVAEELGIFGVAFVLLLIAYIVIRGYVIAFYCRDLFGSLLVLGIVTLLGFQTIVNVGVAVGLLPVTGVTLPFISYGGSSLLATLISMGIVLNVSAAVNRNRQKQS; translated from the coding sequence ATGAAAAGAATCGTTCAAAACATTAAGTATTTTGATTACACCATTTTAATTGCCGTTTTACTACTCGTTAGTTTTGGTTTAATTATGGTGTATAGTTCTAGTATGTCTGTGTCTATTTTGGAATACGGGGGAAAAAGTACGGATTTTTTTAAAAAGCAACTCATTGTTGCAATTGGGAGCTTGTTTGCAATGGTTATTGTGATGAATATTCCGTATGAAAAGTATTTGAAATGGATTATGATTTTAGTAATTGGGATTTTTGTTGTTTTATTTTTCATTTTAATTGCTGGTCACAGCGCTAATAACGCCCAAAGTTGGTTTCGACTCGGAATTTTCGCTATTCAACCTGCTGAATTTGCAAAAATCATTACGATTTTGTATTTATCTGCTATTTACTCGAAACGGCAAAGCCGAATTAATCAATTTAGTGAAGCTATTTTACCACCATTAATATTAGTTGGGGGTATCTTTTTTCTCGTTTATTTACAACCTGACTTAGGAACAGGTGTGTTAATTTTATTTATTGCACTTGTCTTAACATTTTATTCTGGTATGCCCTTAAAACAATTTTGGCTTATGTTTTTTGGATTATTACTCATTGCGGTGCTCGTGGTGTTATTTGTGGGTGACAAGGTGCTTTCAGAACAGCAACTTTCGCGATTTGCCGCTTCTTATAATGCCTTTGAAGCAGAAAATGGATATCAAGTGAAATATTCATTGATTGCGATTGCTTCTGGTGGTGTGTTTGGAAGAGGATTAGGGGAATCAATTTTAAAATTTGGTTATTTACCAGAGCCACATACCGATATGATTATTTCGATTGTGGCAGAAGAACTCGGAATATTTGGTGTCGCTTTCGTGTTGTTATTAATTGCTTATATTGTAATTCGTGGTTATGTTATTGCTTTTTATTGTCGTGATTTATTTGGAAGTTTATTAGTTTTAGGGATTGTGACATTACTAGGATTTCAGACCATTGTAAATGTTGGCGTGGCAGTTGGCTTGTTACCAGTCACTGGGGTTACGTTGCCTTTTATTAGTTACGGAGGTTCATCATTATTAGCAACGTTAATTTCGATGGGGATTGTTTTAAATGTTTCTGCTGCTGTAAATCGAAATAGGCAAAAGCAATCATAA
- a CDS encoding cryptochrome/photolyase family protein has product MERFVAVWLKRDFRLHDHHALFEAIQSCKKTNSKWIMFVHLTNDQMTKHTYENEYYLQTVVQFKKGMEKHEMPVHLLSGDEADVISQLQATFPSLATIYTNTSEVGEEAKREKRVKEVVQKNGIAFQSFLDAHLHRAEDVKKSDGTFYKIYSSYYKAWVKLEKPPVYKINNEELKAFSYWHSAVDEKTEKAVQLFIQKTKKTVYPIGEKKAVQSFQTFVKETLLRYSKVRDYPILDATSHMSPYLRVGAISPRSMYYIVKRVFDQTGSHEAESFLKELAWREFFHMIYYYYPQSEKEAIEEKYRSLQWSTNEEWLTRWKEGKTGYPFVDAGMRQLKKEGFMHNRVRMVVANFLTKDYGIDWQLGKQYFKDMLIDYDPAQNTGNWQWAASVGMDAVPYFRIFNPTSQGEKFDEEGQYIRTYVEELKNVDTKYIHTPHKMNEAEQARVGCIIGKDYPYPTVNHKEQRQKVLAFFKGEQ; this is encoded by the coding sequence ATGGAGCGTTTTGTTGCAGTTTGGCTAAAAAGGGACTTTAGGCTACATGATCATCACGCGCTTTTTGAAGCAATACAGTCGTGTAAAAAGACAAACAGTAAATGGATCATGTTTGTCCATCTAACTAACGATCAAATGACGAAACATACATATGAAAATGAATATTATCTTCAGACTGTTGTGCAATTTAAAAAAGGAATGGAAAAACATGAGATGCCAGTCCATCTCCTTTCTGGGGATGAAGCAGACGTTATTTCTCAACTACAAGCAACATTTCCGTCACTAGCCACTATTTATACGAATACAAGTGAAGTTGGAGAAGAAGCGAAGCGAGAAAAGCGGGTAAAAGAGGTGGTGCAAAAAAACGGCATTGCTTTTCAGTCTTTTTTAGATGCGCACCTTCATCGTGCAGAAGATGTAAAAAAGTCAGATGGTACATTTTATAAAATATATTCTTCGTATTATAAAGCGTGGGTAAAACTAGAAAAACCACCAGTATATAAAATTAATAACGAAGAGTTAAAAGCATTTTCTTACTGGCACTCGGCTGTAGATGAAAAAACAGAAAAAGCCGTTCAACTATTTATTCAAAAAACGAAAAAAACAGTTTATCCTATTGGCGAGAAAAAAGCAGTGCAGTCGTTTCAAACTTTTGTGAAAGAAACGTTATTAAGATATAGTAAAGTTCGGGATTATCCCATACTAGATGCAACTAGTCACATGTCTCCTTATTTGCGAGTAGGAGCGATCTCTCCGCGAAGTATGTACTATATCGTAAAACGAGTATTTGATCAAACTGGCAGTCACGAAGCAGAAAGTTTTCTAAAAGAATTAGCATGGCGAGAATTTTTTCATATGATTTATTATTACTACCCTCAGTCAGAAAAAGAAGCAATTGAAGAAAAATATCGTTCATTACAATGGAGTACGAATGAAGAATGGTTGACGCGGTGGAAAGAAGGAAAAACAGGATATCCATTTGTAGATGCTGGGATGCGTCAATTAAAAAAAGAGGGCTTTATGCACAATCGGGTTCGAATGGTGGTCGCGAATTTTTTAACGAAAGATTATGGAATTGATTGGCAACTTGGGAAACAGTATTTTAAAGACATGTTAATTGATTATGACCCAGCTCAGAATACTGGGAATTGGCAATGGGCAGCTTCTGTTGGTATGGATGCAGTTCCTTATTTTCGAATTTTTAATCCAACGTCACAAGGAGAAAAATTTGATGAAGAAGGACAGTATATTCGAACGTATGTCGAAGAATTAAAAAACGTCGATACGAAATATATCCATACACCGCATAAAATGAATGAAGCGGAACAAGCAAGAGTTGGGTGTATCATTGGGAAAGACTATCCATATCCCACTGTCAATCATAAAGAGCAGCGTCAAAAAGTATTAGCTTTCTTTAAAGGAGAACAATAA